From the genome of Gracilinanus agilis isolate LMUSP501 chromosome 2, AgileGrace, whole genome shotgun sequence, one region includes:
- the SREK1IP1 gene encoding LOW QUALITY PROTEIN: protein SREK1IP1 (The sequence of the model RefSeq protein was modified relative to this genomic sequence to represent the inferred CDS: substituted 1 base at 1 genomic stop codon) produces the protein MALPGGNKDNIRAGCKKCGYPGHLTFEXHNFLRVDPKRGIVLDVSSTSSEDSKEEAEELNKLQTLPEKDTNEKEEKKKQKRKSKEKIKLKKKRKQSYSSSSTDEDTSKQKKQKSQKKEKKREKKSKTKKGKHHKKEKKRKKEKCSSSSNSSDSSSSN, from the coding sequence ATGGCCCTGCCAGGTGGCAACAAGGACAATATCAGAGCTGGATGTAAAAAATGTGGCTATCCTGGTCACCTGACTTTTGAATGACATAATTTTCTCCGAGTAGATCCCAAAAGGGGCATAGTTTTAGATGTCAGCAGCACAAGTAGTGAAGACAGCAAGGAAGAGGCTGAGGAACTCAACAAATTGCAGACTTTGCCTGAGAAAGatacaaatgagaaagaagaaaagaaaaaacaaaaaagaaaaagtaaagagaaaattaaattgaaaaagaaaaggaaacagtctTATTCATCTAGTTCTACCGATGAAGACACTTCaaagcaaaagaaacagaaatcccagaagaaggaaaagaaaagagagaaaaaaagcaaaacaaaaaaaggaaaacatcataaaaaggagaagaagcgaaaaaaggaaaaatgttcttCATCTTCTAATAGTTCAGACTCCTCTAGTAGTAACTGA